In one window of Shewanella goraebulensis DNA:
- a CDS encoding tannase/feruloyl esterase family alpha/beta hydrolase, translated as MKMKLSTVALSITLSFALSGCNSSDDDTTSLPILGEAQPATLADCTALIEKFTFEDTVITSAELIDAGEIDYNGRGQIFATPAHCVLTGEMEERLGKGLKGIEDQAYAISFEMRLPTDWNGRFLYQANGGLDGKVNKAMGIFLGTVAYDASALNKGFAVISSDAGHDGYGEQYFGLDHQARINYGYGAVEKLTPMAKSLISDAYGKQPDRSYFAGCSNGGRHTMVAATRFPEMYDGFLVGDPGNDLPQAAVTQLYGVQQFETLIPADAPLTTAAEITAAIEGTVLAVEYDLLASSITKQCDALDGLEDGIISDLVGCQLAFDINRDVPQCDGQRDGTCLTAEQKRVLGNIMAGPQLSSGEDLYTHFPYDNGIGASGWASWEMSAAFSRDAGTVATVFSTPPVEFDNYDTSSDAGLIEAYQYAVGLDMDEANTLINATTSEFSESSMSFMALGGETNYDVMRERGAKMILLHGTADPVFSVQNTIDWYQSVDEANAGNADEFAKLYLIPGMNHCGNGPATDQVNTILDDIVTWVETGMAPESITANAREENTELPVDWAKDRSRPLCPFPQVATYDGSGDIESSDSFSCIKPQ; from the coding sequence ATGAAGATGAAACTAAGCACTGTTGCGCTTTCTATTACCTTATCCTTTGCATTAAGCGGCTGTAATAGCAGCGATGACGATACAACAAGCCTACCAATACTAGGTGAGGCGCAACCAGCAACATTAGCGGACTGTACAGCCCTTATTGAAAAATTTACCTTTGAAGACACTGTTATTACTTCTGCAGAGCTCATCGATGCTGGTGAGATAGATTACAATGGTAGAGGGCAAATCTTCGCAACGCCCGCCCACTGTGTTCTGACGGGTGAAATGGAAGAACGGCTTGGCAAAGGGTTAAAAGGCATTGAAGATCAAGCATATGCCATCAGCTTTGAGATGCGTCTTCCTACCGACTGGAATGGTCGTTTTCTTTATCAAGCTAATGGCGGTTTAGACGGTAAAGTGAATAAAGCAATGGGGATATTTCTAGGTACAGTTGCCTATGACGCCAGCGCTCTCAACAAAGGCTTCGCTGTTATCAGCTCAGATGCTGGCCATGATGGTTACGGTGAACAATATTTCGGTCTGGATCACCAAGCTCGTATTAACTACGGTTATGGCGCAGTTGAAAAACTGACCCCAATGGCAAAATCTCTAATTTCTGATGCTTATGGTAAACAACCTGATCGCTCTTATTTTGCAGGTTGCTCTAATGGTGGTCGTCATACCATGGTCGCAGCAACACGTTTTCCAGAAATGTATGATGGTTTCTTAGTTGGGGATCCTGGCAACGATCTGCCTCAAGCTGCAGTGACGCAATTGTATGGTGTACAGCAATTTGAAACCTTAATACCTGCCGATGCGCCGTTAACGACCGCCGCCGAAATCACTGCTGCAATAGAAGGCACAGTTTTAGCTGTTGAATATGATTTGCTCGCATCAAGTATCACCAAACAGTGTGATGCATTAGATGGACTTGAAGATGGCATTATTAGCGACCTTGTAGGTTGTCAGTTGGCTTTTGATATTAACAGGGACGTACCACAGTGTGATGGTCAGCGTGATGGTACTTGTTTAACCGCGGAGCAAAAACGCGTACTTGGCAATATTATGGCAGGACCACAACTGTCTTCAGGTGAAGACCTATACACACATTTTCCATACGACAATGGCATTGGTGCTAGCGGTTGGGCAAGCTGGGAAATGTCAGCAGCCTTTAGCCGAGATGCTGGTACCGTTGCCACAGTATTTTCAACGCCTCCTGTTGAATTCGATAATTACGATACTTCTAGTGATGCAGGCTTAATCGAGGCTTATCAATATGCTGTGGGGCTTGATATGGATGAAGCAAATACCTTAATCAATGCAACCACCAGTGAATTCTCCGAATCTTCAATGTCGTTTATGGCGCTCGGCGGAGAAACAAATTATGACGTAATGCGTGAACGTGGCGCAAAAATGATTTTACTTCACGGAACTGCAGATCCTGTATTTTCTGTTCAAAATACCATTGATTGGTATCAATCAGTTGATGAAGCCAATGCCGGTAACGCTGATGAGTTTGCCAAACTGTACCTGATTCCAGGAATGAACCATTGTGGCAATGGCCCAGCAACCGACCAAGTTAATACCATTTTAGATGATATTGTCACTTGGGTAGAAACGGGAATGGCGCCTGAGTCAATTACTGCCAATGCCCGTGAAGAAAATACAGAGCTGCCAGTTGACTGGGCTAAAGATCGCTCTCGCCCACTTTGTCCTTTCCCACAAGTCGCCACTTACGACGGTAGTGGCGATATTGAAAGCTCAGATAGCTTTAGCTGTATCAAACCTCAATAA
- a CDS encoding HupE/UreJ family protein, which translates to MSQILANTLKVSLILLGLMTSFSIYAHGVDETTRQFLTQNQGVSILPFIYIGAKHMVTGYDHLLFLVGVIFFLYRTKDVLLYVSLFTLGHSVTLLWGVFNDININAYLIDAIIGFSIIYKGFDNLGGFKRLVGFQPNTKLAVLIFGLFHGFGLATKIQEFNLPQEGLIENIIAFNVGVEIGQFMALGLVLIAMSFWRRSPSFTRFSVAANTALMSGGVMLVGFQLTGYFVN; encoded by the coding sequence ATGAGCCAAATTTTGGCAAATACCTTAAAGGTATCTTTGATATTGCTAGGGTTAATGACATCATTTTCAATTTATGCCCACGGAGTGGATGAAACTACTCGACAGTTTTTAACTCAAAACCAAGGGGTATCAATTCTACCCTTTATCTATATTGGCGCTAAACATATGGTGACGGGTTACGATCACTTACTGTTTCTTGTCGGGGTGATTTTCTTTTTATACCGCACCAAAGATGTATTGCTGTATGTCAGCCTATTTACCTTAGGCCACAGTGTTACCTTACTCTGGGGCGTATTTAACGACATCAATATTAATGCTTATCTCATTGATGCCATTATCGGATTTTCTATCATCTATAAAGGGTTTGATAATCTTGGAGGCTTTAAGCGTTTAGTGGGATTTCAGCCTAATACCAAACTCGCTGTGCTGATATTTGGTTTATTCCATGGCTTCGGGTTAGCGACAAAAATTCAAGAATTTAACCTGCCACAAGAAGGCCTTATTGAGAACATTATCGCGTTTAATGTTGGTGTAGAAATAGGTCAGTTTATGGCATTGGGGTTGGTATTAATTGCCATGAGCTTTTGGCGACGTAGTCCCAGCTTTACACGGTTTTCCGTCGCGGCCAACACAGCACTGATGAGTGGCGGCGTCATGCTAGTCGGATTTCAGTTAACAGGCTACTTCGTTAACTAA
- a CDS encoding bifunctional 2',3'-cyclic-nucleotide 2'-phosphodiesterase/3'-nucleotidase — protein MKFNAKKLLLVSSVAAALVGCSNSSDDKKDTISIDLRLMETTDIHTNVMPYNYFVSQADNEANLPEWGLARTSLVIAETRKEVANSMLFDNGDLIQGSPMGDYMAALGADHLKGETHPVYKAMNHLEYDAANLGNHEFNYGLEYLDEALKGSEFPYVAANVWKTDDSLEKVSNATDECEVRITEDFYDKAEGLYDPYVILEREFIADDGQAHTVKVGVIGFTPPDIMGWDASHLVCNVVVSDIKKTAEYYVPMMKAEGADVIVAIPHSGLNNNDDEFAENASLHLAHVDDIDAIMFGHDHRDFPNSTGEYGDIPGVDAEKGLINGIPAVMPGYWGAKLGVIDLKLTSNDDGETWSVDHNHSTAELRSLVEGSDGAIEDLVVTEHEGTVEFMAETIAEIDVNMNSFFPQVVPDLSIQVVNEAQLHQLNKWKAEGEFADASEDALFLSVSAPFKSGRNGPEDYTNIQEGELTNASVADIYVFDNNTPAVLKMTGADMKRWIEWVNSNAYRSLPLSAGETFLVEEFPGYNFDAFFGGFSEEGEGLLKYTVNVENESKFIIEDSGFTETENEQLTSLTYGGVEIADDAEIYVITNNYRASNTSMPGVDNATLVKEEAAFVNRELVQFYLADRLAEQEGTELAFPNAKVFQLEAPNTTSVSFASATVEEGFRCATNEITGLSTDKEEGTKEGSPGFTIYNFNFDYNGEFNCAAK, from the coding sequence ATGAAATTTAATGCTAAGAAGCTTCTTCTTGTTTCAAGCGTTGCAGCAGCACTAGTTGGTTGTAGTAATTCATCTGACGATAAAAAAGATACTATTAGTATCGATCTTCGTTTAATGGAAACCACTGATATCCATACAAACGTAATGCCTTACAATTACTTTGTTAGCCAAGCTGATAACGAAGCTAACTTACCTGAATGGGGCTTAGCACGTACTTCTTTAGTGATTGCAGAAACGCGCAAAGAAGTGGCTAATAGCATGTTGTTTGACAACGGTGACTTAATCCAAGGTAGCCCAATGGGCGATTACATGGCGGCGCTTGGGGCTGATCACCTTAAAGGTGAAACTCACCCTGTTTACAAAGCAATGAACCACTTAGAGTATGACGCTGCTAACTTAGGTAACCATGAATTTAACTATGGTCTTGAATACTTAGATGAAGCACTTAAAGGTTCAGAGTTCCCATATGTTGCTGCCAACGTTTGGAAAACTGATGACTCGTTAGAAAAAGTGAGCAATGCAACTGATGAGTGTGAAGTTCGCATTACAGAAGATTTCTACGATAAAGCTGAAGGTTTATATGACCCATACGTGATTTTAGAGCGCGAATTCATAGCAGATGATGGTCAAGCACATACTGTAAAAGTGGGTGTGATTGGTTTCACTCCACCAGATATCATGGGTTGGGATGCATCTCACTTAGTCTGTAATGTTGTTGTTTCTGATATTAAGAAAACAGCTGAATATTATGTACCAATGATGAAAGCTGAAGGCGCAGACGTGATTGTTGCAATCCCGCATTCAGGTTTGAACAACAATGATGATGAGTTTGCTGAAAATGCTTCTCTTCATTTAGCGCATGTTGACGATATTGATGCCATTATGTTCGGCCACGATCATCGTGACTTCCCTAACTCAACTGGTGAATACGGTGATATCCCAGGTGTTGACGCTGAAAAAGGTCTAATTAATGGCATTCCTGCTGTTATGCCTGGTTATTGGGGCGCGAAACTAGGTGTTATTGATTTAAAACTTACCTCTAATGATGATGGTGAAACTTGGTCTGTAGATCATAACCATTCAACGGCAGAGCTTCGCTCTTTAGTTGAAGGTTCTGATGGTGCAATTGAAGATTTAGTTGTCACTGAACATGAAGGTACAGTTGAGTTTATGGCTGAAACGATTGCAGAAATCGACGTCAACATGAACAGCTTCTTCCCACAAGTAGTGCCTGATTTATCAATTCAAGTAGTGAATGAAGCTCAGCTTCATCAACTAAACAAGTGGAAAGCTGAAGGTGAGTTTGCTGATGCATCTGAAGATGCGTTATTCCTATCAGTATCAGCGCCATTTAAGTCTGGTCGTAACGGCCCTGAAGACTACACCAACATTCAAGAAGGTGAGCTAACTAACGCATCTGTTGCTGATATCTATGTATTTGATAACAACACTCCAGCCGTTTTAAAAATGACTGGTGCAGATATGAAGCGTTGGATCGAGTGGGTTAACTCTAATGCCTACCGTAGCCTACCTTTATCTGCTGGTGAAACCTTCTTAGTAGAAGAATTCCCTGGTTATAACTTTGACGCATTCTTTGGTGGATTCAGCGAAGAGGGTGAAGGTTTACTTAAGTACACTGTTAACGTTGAAAATGAGTCTAAGTTTATCATTGAAGACTCTGGCTTCACAGAAACTGAAAATGAGCAGTTAACAAGCCTGACTTACGGCGGTGTTGAAATTGCTGATGATGCAGAAATCTATGTAATTACCAACAATTACCGTGCATCTAATACAAGCATGCCTGGTGTTGATAATGCTACTCTTGTAAAAGAAGAAGCTGCGTTTGTTAACCGTGAATTAGTTCAGTTCTACTTAGCTGACCGTTTAGCTGAACAAGAAGGCACTGAGCTTGCTTTCCCTAACGCGAAAGTATTCCAGCTTGAAGCGCCAAATACTACTAGCGTGTCATTTGCTTCTGCAACTGTTGAAGAAGGTTTCCGTTGTGCGACCAACGAAATTACTGGTCTTTCAACTGATAAAGAAGAAGGCACTAAAGAAGGTTCACCTGGTTTCACTATCTACAACTTTAACTTTGACTACAACGGTGAGTTCAACTGTGCAGCTAAGTAA
- a CDS encoding efflux RND transporter permease subunit — protein sequence MNFAEYSITHKVISWMFALLLLVGGSFSFFSLGQLEFPEFTIKNALVVTAYPGASPEQVEEEVTLPLEDALQQLDGIKHIVSINSAGLSQIEIEIKEQYDKDALPQVWDEVRRKVNDKIGELPPGAYTPSVIDDFGDVYGILLNVSGEGYSNRELQNYADFLRRELVLVDGIKKVTIAGQISEQVVVEISQQKLNALGLDQDYIYGLINSQNVVSNAGSIRVGDNRIRIHPTGEFDNVSEMKRLMVSAPGSSKLVYLGDIADVYKDVEETPSNVYHANGKNALSIGISFSSGVNVVKVGEAVNARMVELNGELPIGMQLETVYDQSKMVDQTVNGFLINLAESIAIVIGVLLIFMGVRSGVLIGLVLLLTILGTFIVMKVLNIELQLISLGALIIALGMLVDNAIVVTEGILIGIKRGKTRLETAKEVVSQTQWPLLGATIIAIIAFAPIGLSDTATGEFCVSLFQVLLISLFISWITAMTLTPFFCNMMFKDGEISADESQDDPYKGWLFQSYRSSLNLAMRFRSVTIVLIIAALLSSLYGFGYVKNVFFPASNTPIFFVDVWMPEGTDVKATEAFLHKIEANLLAEQAEKAVGMVNLTTVLGQGAQRFVLPYVPEKGYSAYGQLLIEMTDLTTVNSYMRTLEKELSQRFPEAEYRFKYMENGPSPAAKIEARFYGEDPKILRELAVQAEAILKAEPTAVGVRHNWRNQVPMIRPQLALAQARETGISKTDLDDALLTNFSGKQVGVYRENSHLLPIVARAPASERLDAESIWKLQVWSSENNTFVPATQVVSGFDTEWENPLVMRRDRKRVLSVLADPVNGTDETADSVFRKVRPAIEAIELPAGYELEWGGEHEVSVEAQESVFSSLPLGYLAMFLITVLLFNSVRQPLVIWFTVPLALIGVVSGLLLFDAPFSFMALLGLLSLTGMIIKNGIVLVDQINVELREGKDPYQAVVDSSVSRVRPVLMAAITTMLGMIPLLSDAFFGSMAITIIFGLGFASILTLIVLPVAYTIAFRIPYQGKTVAI from the coding sequence ATGAATTTTGCAGAGTATTCGATCACTCATAAGGTGATCAGCTGGATGTTCGCGTTACTGTTGTTGGTTGGCGGTAGTTTTTCATTTTTTAGTTTAGGGCAGTTGGAGTTTCCTGAGTTCACCATTAAAAATGCCTTAGTGGTGACCGCATACCCAGGCGCATCGCCTGAGCAAGTGGAAGAAGAAGTCACTTTACCGCTGGAAGATGCTTTACAGCAGCTTGATGGAATTAAGCATATTGTTTCGATAAATAGTGCTGGCCTGTCTCAAATCGAAATCGAGATTAAAGAGCAATACGACAAAGACGCTTTGCCACAAGTGTGGGATGAAGTGCGCCGTAAAGTGAATGACAAAATTGGCGAGCTGCCACCTGGTGCTTATACCCCAAGTGTTATTGATGATTTTGGCGATGTTTACGGCATTTTACTCAATGTCAGTGGTGAAGGTTATAGCAACCGTGAACTGCAAAATTATGCTGACTTTTTACGTCGTGAATTGGTACTGGTAGATGGGATTAAAAAAGTCACCATTGCAGGTCAAATTAGCGAACAAGTCGTCGTGGAAATTTCACAGCAGAAGCTAAATGCCCTTGGATTAGATCAAGATTATATTTATGGCCTAATTAACAGCCAAAATGTGGTATCCAATGCCGGCAGTATTCGTGTTGGTGATAACCGTATTCGTATTCATCCCACTGGTGAGTTTGATAACGTCAGTGAAATGAAACGCTTAATGGTCAGTGCCCCAGGCAGCTCTAAATTAGTCTATTTAGGCGATATTGCCGATGTATATAAGGATGTCGAAGAAACACCAAGCAATGTGTACCACGCTAATGGCAAGAATGCGCTATCAATTGGTATCTCGTTTTCGAGCGGTGTTAACGTGGTTAAAGTGGGTGAAGCTGTTAATGCGAGAATGGTTGAGCTTAATGGCGAATTACCCATAGGTATGCAGCTAGAAACCGTTTATGACCAAAGCAAAATGGTGGATCAAACCGTCAATGGTTTTTTGATTAACTTAGCTGAGTCCATCGCCATTGTGATTGGTGTATTGCTGATATTTATGGGCGTACGCTCTGGCGTATTAATTGGTTTAGTACTCCTGCTGACAATCTTGGGCACCTTTATCGTGATGAAAGTGCTTAACATTGAATTGCAGCTGATATCACTGGGTGCGCTGATTATTGCATTGGGGATGTTGGTGGATAATGCCATTGTGGTTACCGAGGGGATATTGATTGGTATCAAACGAGGTAAAACTCGCCTTGAAACCGCCAAAGAAGTCGTGAGCCAAACTCAGTGGCCGCTGCTGGGCGCCACCATTATCGCCATCATTGCTTTTGCGCCAATTGGTTTGTCGGATACTGCGACAGGCGAGTTTTGTGTGTCGCTATTCCAAGTGCTATTAATCTCACTATTTATCAGTTGGATTACTGCAATGACCTTAACGCCGTTCTTTTGCAATATGATGTTTAAAGATGGTGAAATCAGTGCAGACGAAAGCCAAGATGATCCTTATAAAGGTTGGTTATTTCAAAGCTATCGAAGCAGCTTAAATCTCGCTATGCGTTTTCGTAGTGTGACAATCGTATTGATTATCGCTGCATTGCTGAGCTCGTTATATGGCTTTGGCTATGTAAAGAACGTGTTTTTCCCTGCATCGAATACACCGATATTCTTTGTGGATGTGTGGATGCCAGAAGGCACAGATGTTAAAGCGACTGAAGCCTTCTTACATAAAATAGAGGCCAATCTGTTAGCCGAGCAAGCAGAAAAAGCTGTCGGGATGGTTAACTTAACCACAGTATTAGGCCAAGGTGCACAGCGTTTTGTTTTACCTTACGTACCGGAAAAGGGCTACAGCGCATACGGTCAGCTCTTGATCGAAATGACTGATTTAACCACAGTAAACAGCTATATGCGTACGCTTGAGAAAGAGTTAAGTCAGCGCTTTCCTGAAGCTGAATACCGTTTTAAATATATGGAAAATGGCCCGAGTCCAGCCGCTAAAATTGAAGCCCGCTTTTATGGTGAAGACCCTAAAATATTGCGTGAATTGGCAGTGCAAGCCGAAGCGATTTTAAAAGCAGAACCAACGGCAGTGGGCGTTCGCCATAATTGGCGCAATCAAGTGCCGATGATCCGCCCTCAATTAGCATTAGCGCAGGCCCGTGAAACAGGCATTAGCAAGACAGATTTAGATGATGCGTTATTGACTAACTTCAGTGGTAAGCAAGTGGGCGTTTACCGCGAAAACAGTCACTTATTACCTATAGTGGCACGCGCACCAGCGAGTGAACGTTTAGATGCTGAAAGCATTTGGAAACTGCAAGTGTGGAGCTCTGAAAATAACACATTCGTGCCAGCAACACAGGTGGTCTCAGGGTTTGATACTGAATGGGAAAACCCTTTAGTGATGCGCCGCGATCGCAAACGAGTGCTATCTGTTTTGGCTGACCCAGTTAACGGTACAGACGAAACCGCTGATTCAGTATTTCGTAAAGTTCGCCCAGCAATTGAAGCTATCGAATTACCAGCAGGCTATGAGCTAGAGTGGGGCGGTGAGCATGAAGTCTCTGTTGAAGCGCAAGAGTCGGTATTTAGCTCTTTGCCATTAGGTTACTTAGCCATGTTTTTAATTACGGTCTTATTGTTTAACTCTGTCAGACAACCGTTAGTGATTTGGTTTACCGTGCCGCTAGCATTAATTGGTGTGGTGTCCGGCTTATTGTTATTTGATGCGCCCTTTAGCTTTATGGCGCTACTTGGGTTACTCAGTTTAACTGGGATGATCATTAAAAATGGCATCGTGCTGGTGGACCAAATCAACGTAGAGCTCAGAGAGGGCAAAGACCCTTATCAAGCGGTAGTGGACTCGTCGGTTAGCCGCGTACGACCAGTGTTAATGGCGGCAATTACCACCATGTTGGGGATGATCCCGCTGTTAAGTGATGCCTTTTTTGGCTCGATGGCAATTACTATTATCTTTGGTTTGGGCTTTGCGTCGATTTTGACATTGATTGTTTTACCTGTGGCGTACACCATCGCATTTCGGATCCCTTATCAAGGAAAAACCGTCGCAATCTAA
- a CDS encoding efflux RND transporter periplasmic adaptor subunit — protein MKHLLLPFSLLLFILMTSGCTAESIETPPPTIRPVKLLTVTDVNAGSIRAFPAKVAATKQANLAFRVSGHLVELSLFEGQQVRKGAVLARLDDRDARNTLLNREADHELAAADFKRKGELLRRELISAAEYDLAKAQLKSAEANLANAKDQLSYTVLKAPYTGTIAKIDMDNYQMVQANQAILVLQKDSNIDVVIQVPESLASTVTRFNPNSSFIPQVRFANNPQKAYPVKLKEHATQITQGTQTYEVVFTLPRPQSITVLPGMSAEVSIDVTGTEPSSITAIVPANAVFKRDADGQDVVWLYSDETGTVNQHLVTIGNVTTQGIEIIEGINIGDQVVVAGVQYLAEAQAVKPLRWQRGV, from the coding sequence ATGAAACACCTCCTACTACCATTTTCACTTTTATTGTTCATTCTGATGACATCGGGTTGTACTGCTGAGTCTATTGAAACGCCTCCACCGACAATTCGGCCAGTGAAATTGCTAACAGTGACAGATGTTAATGCTGGCTCCATTCGCGCTTTCCCAGCAAAGGTCGCTGCGACTAAACAAGCTAACCTTGCTTTTCGAGTCTCAGGTCATTTAGTTGAGTTGTCGTTATTTGAAGGGCAGCAAGTGCGAAAGGGGGCTGTACTTGCACGCCTTGATGATCGAGATGCACGTAACACGTTATTAAACCGCGAAGCCGATCATGAGCTTGCGGCAGCTGACTTCAAGCGCAAAGGTGAGTTATTAAGACGTGAGCTTATTTCTGCCGCTGAGTATGATTTAGCAAAGGCCCAGCTTAAATCAGCTGAAGCGAATCTTGCGAATGCAAAAGATCAATTAAGTTACACAGTTTTGAAAGCGCCATACACAGGCACAATTGCCAAAATTGATATGGACAACTATCAGATGGTACAAGCGAACCAAGCCATTTTAGTTCTGCAAAAAGACAGCAACATTGATGTGGTGATTCAAGTACCTGAATCATTAGCGAGCACGGTAACGAGATTTAATCCTAATTCTAGTTTTATTCCTCAGGTGCGCTTTGCTAATAATCCTCAAAAAGCATACCCAGTAAAATTGAAAGAACATGCAACGCAAATTACGCAAGGCACTCAAACCTATGAAGTGGTATTTACCTTGCCACGGCCGCAATCTATCACTGTTTTACCTGGCATGAGCGCTGAGGTGAGTATTGATGTGACTGGGACAGAGCCAAGCTCTATCACTGCAATTGTTCCTGCCAATGCTGTGTTTAAGCGTGATGCAGATGGTCAAGATGTTGTTTGGTTATACAGTGACGAAACGGGTACGGTGAATCAGCACCTAGTGACCATAGGTAATGTTACAACCCAAGGTATAGAAATTATTGAAGGCATCAATATTGGTGATCAAGTTGTTGTCGCTGGTGTGCAGTACCTTGCTGAAGCGCAAGCTGTTAAACCTTTACGTTGGCAACGAGGTGTGTAA
- a CDS encoding DUF3144 domain-containing protein gives MSESNQMPNKAFFDRANEIIQVANNHNQDPETKTGEISASFMYALTRYNAWFGSTGFSSAEQMQQKKSEMMEYYVEEYRKMLEGNMDDYIANFDQYRKTQK, from the coding sequence ATGTCAGAATCAAACCAAATGCCAAATAAGGCTTTTTTCGATCGCGCTAACGAAATCATTCAAGTTGCCAATAACCATAACCAAGATCCTGAAACTAAGACTGGTGAAATTAGTGCTTCATTTATGTATGCATTAACTCGATATAATGCTTGGTTTGGTTCAACAGGTTTTTCTTCGGCAGAACAAATGCAGCAGAAAAAATCAGAAATGATGGAATATTACGTTGAAGAGTATCGCAAGATGCTTGAAGGTAATATGGATGACTATATTGCTAATTTCGACCAATACCGCAAAACACAAAAGTAA
- a CDS encoding LysR family transcriptional regulator, whose product MKTEDISLFHRIVETGSLVEAADILNLPKSTLSRRLQALEDELSVKLFHRQSRSMTLTASGSHFYDKTTSMMSSLEETLSELTNEKTDVGGHLRILVFPIPELLQITQGILHFMDLHPSITVEIIVSAEPQDMIRNNIDLAFMLEDSFNENEMVARHIMSETVHFFASPEYLARAGTPQTPEEISEHNSILFRYPNGRIFNEVPFGQDMVLSVKGNLCVNNLSVCLEATLAGAGIAMMPLPFCQDYVKTGQLEMLFKDSAPYEGKCYLVYPSRRYISLASQRFIDHMLIELENCSQTGTCNQIAKIRGAIKPLI is encoded by the coding sequence ATGAAAACTGAAGATATTTCGCTGTTCCATAGAATCGTTGAAACCGGCAGCCTTGTTGAGGCTGCAGACATTTTGAACTTACCTAAATCAACCTTGAGTCGACGCTTACAGGCATTAGAAGATGAATTATCGGTAAAGCTTTTTCACCGCCAAAGCCGCTCAATGACATTAACGGCATCGGGCAGTCACTTTTACGATAAAACCACTTCAATGATGTCTTCATTAGAAGAAACCTTGTCAGAACTGACTAATGAGAAAACCGATGTCGGTGGTCATTTACGAATTCTTGTCTTCCCTATTCCTGAGTTATTGCAAATAACCCAAGGCATTTTACATTTTATGGATCTGCATCCTTCCATCACAGTTGAAATTATTGTCAGCGCCGAACCTCAAGATATGATCCGCAACAATATTGATTTGGCGTTTATGTTGGAAGATTCATTTAATGAAAATGAAATGGTTGCTAGGCACATCATGAGCGAGACAGTGCATTTTTTTGCAAGCCCTGAATACCTTGCCCGAGCTGGAACGCCGCAAACCCCTGAAGAAATTAGCGAGCACAATTCAATTTTATTTCGATACCCAAACGGACGAATATTTAATGAAGTCCCATTCGGCCAGGACATGGTTTTATCAGTAAAAGGGAATTTATGTGTCAACAACCTCTCTGTTTGCTTAGAAGCCACTTTAGCAGGAGCAGGTATCGCCATGATGCCATTACCTTTTTGCCAAGATTATGTCAAAACAGGTCAATTAGAAATGCTATTCAAAGACTCAGCCCCTTATGAAGGAAAGTGCTATTTAGTCTACCCGTCGAGACGATACATCAGCCTTGCAAGTCAACGTTTTATTGATCATATGCTCATTGAGCTAGAAAACTGCTCACAAACGGGAACCTGTAATCAAATAGCTAAAATCCGCGGTGCCATTAAACCGTTAATCTAA